gtggggtgggatgtggggtgCTCATTGTTTTAGTAGTCTGGGACAGAGAAGGGGGGTGGATAGCGCAACACCCCTCTGCTAGCGAGGCACACAGGGCCTTTGTACTAGAATCCAAGGCAAAGTTGTTTGCTCCTCTTCCTTACCCCACACCTTTGGGGAACTTGGGTCCCCCATTCTTCCCACCTTAGGACAGTGCTGCtcagaccagtggttttcaaactttttttctggctacccagttaaagaaaattgttaatggccatgacccaacggagctggggatgagtggtttggggtgtgggaggggctcagggctagggcagagggttgggatgcagattggggccgggaatgaggggtttagggtgtgggagggggatctgggctgggacagggggttggggtgcaggagggggtcagggctctgggctgggggtgcaggctctggggtggggctggagttgagcggtttggggtgcaagagagggctctggggttggggggtctcagggctggggcagggtgttgggatctgggaggggggtcagggctctgggctgggggtgcaggctctggggtggagtcggggatgaggggtttggggtgtaggaaggggctTTGGGTTTGTGAGGGACTCAGGGCCCGGGGTTGGGGCACGGATTTACCTCTGGCGGCTCgtggtcagcagtgcagcaggggtgctaaggcaggattcctgcctgtcctggcaccgcggaccaCACTGCGCCCCAGaaatggccagcagcaggtctggctcctaggcagaggtgtgcaAGCAGCTCTCCGTGGCTCTCACTCACAGGCACCAGCCCTCACCCTCAGCTCCCTTGGCCagcgctcggggcgggggcagcgttcAGAGCCCTGTGGcctcctgcctaggagctggacctgctgctggccctttccggggcacagcacagcgtcagaacaggtaggaactagcctgccttagccgggcagcaccgccgaccgggtcGTTAATGGCCCAATCGgcgatgctgaccagagccaccacaACCCAGTTCCTTACACTCTGCAACCGAGTACTGGGTCatgacctgcagtttgaaaaccactggctcaGACAGTTAGTCTGTTAGACCTTAAAGCTCTGAGCACTTTATGTTGCTCCCTTCCCCTAGCAGCAGGTTGTTTGAGGAAGAAAGGGTGGGTGTTGGTGGGATCTGGGAGTGGTTGGCGTATAAGccaatttcttttcctttcctgtctGTATCCCCACAGATGTTTACTCCTATGATGAGGATGATATGGTGTTGGATCCTAGCCTGGCTGAACATCTGGCTCACTTTGGGATTGACATGCTCAAGATGCAGAAGGTGAGAGGGAAACCCCCAATCAAAACAAGGGGGTCTGAGTATCACAGTTACACCTGTTTTCCCTCAGGAGTTCAGCAAGGGCACCACTGCCAGGGTTCTGCCtccccagctgtcacctctctttgGTGGAGATGCATGTGTCTCTCCCCGCTGACTGGGGTAtctccaggctgaacagttcccttCCTTCACTGTGTTGTTCCCAGCATAAAACAGACTACCTGAGCAGACTGCTtggtttctcttcagagactgataaaTGTGACTGCCCCAGTTAagctaccacacagctctttctatgcGAGCTTATTTATTCTTAGGGCTAAAGCATTACGCAGAAAACACTAAAAGAAGCAGTACGCaggctaataagcttaccagagatcaccccaactctgATGTGGGTTCTGGCAGTGATTAGCCCTTCAGACCCAGCAGAGGGATCCCatctgtggtcacaagttcataacaaCCTCAGCTCAGAACTAGCACACTCATGAAAAATTTAGTCCAACCTTTATACAGCTCAGAGGTCTCtgatctggagtttccaggagcAGGTAATCCGCCGACAATGAGTTTTTCTCCCTAGGGTGTAGCTTCAAAAAAACCTCCCAAGTACCTCCAAGGAAACCCACTTCTCACATATTGTCCAAAACAGTTCTTTGAAGTTCGTAATGTTTCCCCAAGCTATGGACAATCCTACAATAACACACTATCAATCACATTTTTAATACGATGGACCTCCCAAATGTATTAaacctaattcaataaggtttgtctaGGATATTGCAGGCATTTGTCCTCTGTCACACTGAGTCCTCAGCTGGATCTGAGTCTCCAGTCACCAACCAGGGTGGGGGCTGTAACTCAGTTACTGTGCTGTGGTCATTGTGTACacagcccccacttcctctcaagcagagagctgactggtttCCCTTTCTTCTCCTACACCCCCCGCAGATTCATTCCCTTGTGGCTCCTATTCAGTACTCCAAGCAACAGGGCCTCCCCTGGGGAGATGGCTCCTCAGATTCTGACACCTCAGTGCTGGGGGATGGTTCCTGAGCTCCTTTTCCTTGCCTCAGACTTGCCCTCTTCCTCTtctgcgcgcccccccccccatctttctcACCTTGGAATTGGCACCCCTTAGACACTTGCACACCCTTTCCAtatctttctctcctcccccccagtcaTAGTTTTCACCAGACAGGATGAATTTAGCTTTGGAATATCTCCTGAAACTCTGTCTTTCTGGCCCAAAGTGTatctgtggctcttctctgagctccccccccccggtccaTCTCTTCTCTCCACAGACAGACAAGACAATGACTGAGCTGGAGATTGACATGAATCAGCGCATTGGGGAGTGGGAGCTGATCCAGGAGTCTGGGGTGCAGCTCAAACCCCTTTATGGCCCTGGTTACACTGGCATCCGAAACCTGGGCAATAGTTGCTACCTCAATTCTGTGGTGCAGGTGCTGTTCAGCATCCCTGACTTCCAGAGAAAGTAAGTGAGCTAAGGGaaagccccctcccctcaccactGCTCCAGGACTGTGGGTTACTTAGGCCATTTAGTCCTGGTCTCCATCCCAATTGCCCCAATTCTACCTGAACTCTGAGAGGAATTAATTCACTCCATCCTTTGTGGGGTGCTGAGATCTTACCTTCTGGGGTTGGGAGCCTTGTATAAGCCAGTTACCCTGCTGGATGCGGCTCTGTCTGCAGCTccctttgcctctctggtttGCTTTGCAGGTATGTGGACAAGCTGGAGAAGATATTCCAAAGTGCTCCCTCAGACCCCACGCAGGACTTCAGCACACAAGTGTATGTAGTGCTCTGAAGAAGGGGGATGTGGTATGGATTTGGGGTGTTCCAGTAGGGGGCCCTGTGTCCCATCCcatttttaaattgcattgtGTTGCAAGTAGGTCCCACTTCTTCTGAGATGCCAACCCCTTGTAGTCATCAAAGATCTCTGGAACTTTCCAAGAGTTGAGGTTTGACTAGGAGATTGGGCTTGATGGGCTAATGGGTCTAAGCCCCAGCCTCAATCTCACAACTGTATAGAGTGGCAAATGTCCTGCAGGGTGTAGTAACCCATGCTGCCCCTGGGAAACTCCTGGTGGGTGTAGTACTGCTAGCTGTCAGCGGAGGGTGTCCTGGGTCTGCAGCACAGACTTCCAGCCAGAGAGAGGTGTCTGAGGCCATGTATACATGATCGATCTATCGGGTCTAgtgtagacgcaataaatcgatccccaatcaCTCTGCCCTCGACTctgactctggaactccaccacagggagaggtggaagcggagtcaACGGGGGGCAGCGGCCGTCGATCCCACGCCGCGAGGACGCGAAGTGATTCTAAGTGATCTaagatacatcgacttcagctacactattctcataggtgaagttgcgtatcttagatcgacattcccccctcccccttcctgcagtgtagaccagacctgagaGAAGAGTATACTGGTTTAGGTGGGggtagtccaggggttctcataACAGAAATGTTGGTGACCACACTCTCAAATTTTCCTGAAATACTTAACTAACtttgggaaaaacaaacaaatatgcacatacacacatccAGAGATTGGGTCAATTGCTAAAATGAGAGGGGGGTGGGCTGACTTGGGTTGGCAGGGTTGTGTGCAAGGGAATGGGAGTGAATTGGTGACTGGGGCTGTGTGTGAATGGGAGTGTGGAGGAGATGGGAGTAGAGGAAGATGGTAGGGGGAGAAATTGGGCCCAAGAGAGCACAATGAGGGGTTGATAGTGGGTATCTCCAGTTATCTCCTGTCCACCCTGGGCAGTAAAGTGTCTGTCtctcactttggaaaatctgatcAACCTGCTGGAGGGAATGGGGTGCAGTCTGCTTCCTGCTATCCCATGACTTGGGCCGCAACCATCACTGATTTGGAGGGATTGCATTCTGCCTCCTGCAGCCTCCTGTACAGAGTCACTTGCGGGGCTTCACTTCCTGTGCCAAGATGCTGCAAGATGCGGCTGGTAAACAACTGTTGCAGCCCAGTGCTGGCCACCTTTCTGTGAATGGCTGAGGCTGTCCCTCCACAGTCCTTACCCACTGGTCAGGGAGGAGCTGAGGCTCAGTTTTAAAGTTCTGTGAGGTGTTCAAATGGAAGATGTCAGACAGGGCTggggacagcagagcaggatGAGATAGAGAAGTCTTGGCTGGGTAGGAAGAGGGAGCTGGGTTAGTTGAGGTCAGCTGGGGCAAGTCCACGTGAGTTTCAAAGCTGGAGTGATTGAACTGGCTCCTGGAGTGACCAGGGTGTTTGGGTTGGAAGCAGCTTGGTACAGCTTTGATGGTAAATCGTCTGCTATTCCAGAGCCAAGTTGGGCCATGGGCTACTCTCTGGGGAGTATTCGAAGCCAGGCTCTGGAGATGGGGAACAGCAACTGGACCAGAACCAGAAGGTGAGGACTGGGGCCTCGCTACCTTCATGCGGAAGGAATGCACTAAGTGTGTCTGTGATGGTGTGGGGGATCCTCTATGGAGACTCTGTCCAGGGCGTTGACCCTAAAGAGAGGCAGGGTTTGGAAAGATGTACCCCAGGGCAGAGCTGTTGGGAGGCCATGCtcactccttcctcttcctcttttcccccccgcccccatttcttCTAGGGCATGCAGGATGGCATTGCTCCACGCATGTTTAAATCTCTCATTGGCAAAGGGCACCCAGAATTCTCCACCAATAGGCAGCAAGATGCCCAGGAGTTCTTCCTGCATTTCATCAACATGGTGGAGGTAATGACTGATCCACACTTTCTGAAATCCTGGGAAAGGGACAGCTCCTGTTCTGAGCTCCAGCAAGCGGGGGGCTGGCACCTAGGCTGGATGgaaatgcagggagggggccAGCATGCAGGTATTTTGAAGCACCAGGTTCACCAGAACTAACTTTTCAGGATACCAGTGAGTGACCGCTTCGGGAGAAGGGGATGAAGGTGCGCAACTGCAGGGCCTTTTGTTCGgggctcacccccagcccctgtgAAATTGCTGTTTGTAGACTTTGGGGGAGCTTGGAGTACCCAGAGCTCCCCCTAAAAATCGAACCCTCTCCTTTGCGGTGGGAATGGGATTGGTTTCTGGAGACTGATGGTGCTGATTGAAGGGCTCCAGCTTGTACCCTTGGACCAGGGACAGTGGAGACAGTTCTTTGTCTGTGTCCCAtgtggggctgctgctcctgtgATTGGTTGATCTGGCCACCTTGATATTACTCCCATCTTCACCATGTTGCCCTTCCCAGAGGAACTGCCGCAGCTCAGAGAATCCCAATGAGGTCTTCCGTTTCCTGGTGGAGGAGAAGCTCAAGTGCCTGGCCACAGAGAAGGTGAAATACACCCAGCGTGTGGACTATATTATGCAGCTGCCTGTGCCCATGGATGCTGCACTCAACAAAGGTCAGTGGCCTGATAGGGActgaggagggggcagcaggcaCTGGGATCAGTGAGGAAACTCTATCTACTGTGCTCCTTTACTGGGGTTGAGGGGATCTCTCAAGGACCTGAAGAAGCAAGGTGTTCTGGAGCCAAATCCTTCTCCTTCATCACCCCATGGAGCTGGGCAGGGTGGATTTCCTCAGAGATGCTGTGGACAGGTATCAGTCACTCAAGTTAGGGATCAAacctttcccctgccccacccaaggCTTAGCCTGTGGGACATCAGCATAATGAAACCATCCTGATGGCTGGTGGAGATTGTGTGCCCTATGCACCACTCTAGGGAGCATGTCCTGATAggcccatctagcctggtgtCCTGCCTCTGGAGGTAGCCAACAGCAGGTGCCTTGTGAGCACCCGGAATCTGGACCTGACTTCTCTGCCTTGTCCCCAGATGAGCTGCTGGAATATGAGGAGAGGAAGCACCAGGCAGAAGAGGAAAAGCAGCCACTGCCTGAACTGGTCCGAGCCAAGGTGCCTTTCAACTCCTGTCTAGAGGCCTATGGGGCTCCAGAGCAGGTGGATGACTTCTGGAGCACAGCCTTGCAGGCCAAGTCTGTGGCTCTCAAGTGAGTGTGGTTTGGAGGTGCTATCTAGGATAGAGATCAGAGTGTGAAAAGCCCTCTTGGGAACCCCTTTCCTACAGTACCCTGGGCAGGGATGTTTCCTAGGGCTGCTCGTTCCCCTCTTAGAAATCCATGACTTGTCAACCCTGTGGGGTGGTTCATGAGCCTCTAGGCTCAGTCTTGTACCATTTTTCCATGGGGATTACagtgggcagagttaaggtggctGTGGGGTCCTCAACACTGCATGCAGTGGTACAGAAAACAAAGCAACGGAAAGCCAGAAAATTTGGCAGTGGTTTTGATGCCCCATTATCAGTGTTCTGACATTCTTAATTTGAGTTATGCTTTAAAGTATGCCTAGCCTAGGAGGGAGATATAGACAGCACTCTGTTGTTCTCCCCAGCCTTAACTTTCGTTTTAAAAGAAGTCTCCAGTTATTAAAGTTGGACAAAACTTTCAAAACATAAAATGAGCTGCCCCAGTCACTTCAGCAGAGCTAACTCAAATGCCAGTGGTGATACTTTGAATGtcagatttattaactatttcactgtccAAAACACAGATCATAGTAACTCAAGGCAGTAATGAAGAGCTACAATGTCTGCTGAATGGCTGTTTGTTCTGCTGCCATTGGCATTCCTTTCCCAGTCAAGAAGGACTCAAGTCCAAGGAGCCTAGCAGAGCCCATGGGGGGAGATATTTTGTTATAGAAAAACTGAAAGACACCCCTTAGCAATAACAGGTCTAAAGAAATGTTGCTTTTCAAGTTGACATTATTAACATTCTACTGCAGTTTGGAGTAATGAGTTGTGTTCAAACCTTTGCTCACATCCAGTGCTGAATATACCTCATTCCTTCAACTATAGTTTAAAATGCATCCATACATGTTTGTTTTACCTGTATTTAATTAGAATTCTAAAATCTGTGGTGGCCTGTACCACATGACAGGgtttgcgggggagggaggagtgtttGATTTTCCTGGAGGTGGCCTTCACCCCAGAAAGTTTGGGAAATGCTAGGTTAAGCTCTCCTCCAGTCAGAGCACTTCCTCTGGGAATTGTTCAGGGTTTGGCAGGCTCAGTGCTGAGTACAGTGGGGTCTCTCCAGAGCCATACAGACTGTTCCCTCTGTATTCCAACAGTAGCTCTGGAATGTGCAAGACTCCAAATCCCCTTCCTTGATttctccctgagccagccagtctcccctagccgccctcctcccccattaaCAAAGCACAGGGTAACCTGTCCAGACATGACTTGTCACTCTCTTTCAGGACAACCCGGTTTGCCTCCTTCCCAGACTATCTGGTGATCCAGATCAAGAAATTCACTTTTGGCCTGGATTGGGTACCCAAAAAGCTCGGTAAGGATAGTGAGGTGAAGCACGAAGCATCGGGATCAATGAGTCCCCAATGCTGCTCTGTGTAGCACCACCCCCATGCTTAGGCATTGGGGTCACTACTGACAGGCGAGAGCACTCCTTACTGCATTGCTGTACTGCTGCTGCAGAATGTCCCATGTGCATTCTCTACCCCAAATGGCTTATCTTTGAGGGCTGCTCATCCGTGCTCTTTGAGCTCACTGAACACGTCCCTGAGGGTCTGATCCAGACTCTTTTACAGATGTCTCTATCGAAATGCCAGAGGAGCTGGACATCTCTGCGCTGCGGGGGACAGGGCTGCAAGCTGGTGAGGAGGAGATGCCAGACATCGCACCTCCACTGGTGACGCCAGACGAGCCCAAAGGTAGCCTGGGGTTCTATGGCAACGAGGACGACGACTCCTTCTGCTCCCCTCACTTCTCCTCTCCAACATGTTAGTGActcttcttctctcctcctcttaGTGCCTGACTTACTCCCTCACTCTCCTCATCACTTGTCTCCCTAGCTAATGATTTCCTTCTCCTTTagtctctctcttcctgttcCTCTACCAGTGACTGTGTCCCCTTGCATGCTCGTTGTACAAGGATGTTGCTGGCCCCAGTAGCCCTTTCAGCTGTAAGTTTGTCTGGGCCCATATTAGGAAGGAGTGGGAAGAGGAGCATGCACAATGCATCCAGAAGGTCTAGCTGGGAGAGAGGTTTGGTTGCACAAAGATTGGCGGCATGGTGAGAGGTGAAGAGGAGACAAAGCTCCTGAGCCATTGCTAGGGAGTGCCTGGCTCATGACTTTCATCTCTACGCCCCCTGCTTGAGGCCTGCGTGCTGTGGGGGGTAAGGACTTAGCCAAGGGACGGGCAAGGCTTACATGAGATTCAGCCAGGGAGGGAGGCTTGAGGTTTGCACAAggttgtgtgggagggaggggacagaacTCACACTaaaggggtgggtgggagcaggACTGCCAAGGCTCCTCTAATCTCTCTGTCCCTCCACAGCCCCCATGTTGGATGAGTCAGTGATTATCCAGCTGGTGGAGATGGGCTTTCCAATGGATGCCTGCCGCAAAGCTGTGTACTACACAGGGAACAGCGGGGCTGAGGCTGCCATGAACTGGATCATGTCGCACATGGATGATCCAGGTATGAGAACACATGACCATGACAAAGCCCTCCCACCTGGATC
The nucleotide sequence above comes from Caretta caretta isolate rCarCar2 chromosome 1, rCarCar1.hap1, whole genome shotgun sequence. Encoded proteins:
- the USP5 gene encoding ubiquitin carboxyl-terminal hydrolase 5 isoform X2, giving the protein MAELSEALLSVLPVIRVPKAGDRVHKEECAFSFDTPESDGGLYICMNTFLGFGKQYVEKYYGKTGHRVYLHLKRTRKLKEEDSSSSAGDPPRKKPTRLAIGIEGGFDIPEEKFEYDEDIKIVIFPEHLEIPRDGLEGLPDMVQDRIASAVEAILTADSASRKQEVQAWDGEVRRVSKHAFSLHQLQNSVRIPPCGWKCNKCDMRENLWLNMTDGSILCGRRYFDGSGGNNHAVEHYRETGYPLAVKLGTITPDGADVYSYDEDDMVLDPSLAEHLAHFGIDMLKMQKTDKTMTELEIDMNQRIGEWELIQESGVQLKPLYGPGYTGIRNLGNSCYLNSVVQVLFSIPDFQRKYVDKLEKIFQSAPSDPTQDFSTQVAKLGHGLLSGEYSKPGSGDGEQQLDQNQKGMQDGIAPRMFKSLIGKGHPEFSTNRQQDAQEFFLHFINMVERNCRSSENPNEVFRFLVEEKLKCLATEKVKYTQRVDYIMQLPVPMDAALNKDELLEYEERKHQAEEEKQPLPELVRAKVPFNSCLEAYGAPEQVDDFWSTALQAKSVALKTTRFASFPDYLVIQIKKFTFGLDWVPKKLDVSIEMPEELDISALRGTGLQAGEEEMPDIAPPLVTPDEPKAPMLDESVIIQLVEMGFPMDACRKAVYYTGNSGAEAAMNWIMSHMDDPDFANPLVLSGSSGPSSTIICPDPPSEDSVATIVSMGFSRDQAMKALRATSNSLERAVDWIFSHIDDLDAEAAMDISEGRSAAESISESVPVGPKVRDGPGKYQLFAFISHMGTSTMCGHYVCHIKKDGRWVIYNDQKVCASEKPPKDLGYIYFYQRIPS
- the USP5 gene encoding ubiquitin carboxyl-terminal hydrolase 5 isoform X1 gives rise to the protein MAELSEALLSVLPVIRVPKAGDRVHKEECAFSFDTPESDGGLYICMNTFLGFGKQYVEKYYGKTGHRVYLHLKRTRKLKEEDSSSSAGDPPRKKPTRLAIGIEGGFDIPEEKFEYDEDIKIVIFPEHLEIPRDGLEGLPDMVQDRIASAVEAILTADSASRKQEVQAWDGEVRRVSKHAFSLHQLQNSVRIPPCGWKCNKCDMRENLWLNMTDGSILCGRRYFDGSGGNNHAVEHYRETGYPLAVKLGTITPDGADVYSYDEDDMVLDPSLAEHLAHFGIDMLKMQKTDKTMTELEIDMNQRIGEWELIQESGVQLKPLYGPGYTGIRNLGNSCYLNSVVQVLFSIPDFQRKYVDKLEKIFQSAPSDPTQDFSTQVAKLGHGLLSGEYSKPGSGDGEQQLDQNQKGMQDGIAPRMFKSLIGKGHPEFSTNRQQDAQEFFLHFINMVERNCRSSENPNEVFRFLVEEKLKCLATEKVKYTQRVDYIMQLPVPMDAALNKDELLEYEERKHQAEEEKQPLPELVRAKVPFNSCLEAYGAPEQVDDFWSTALQAKSVALKTTRFASFPDYLVIQIKKFTFGLDWVPKKLDVSIEMPEELDISALRGTGLQAGEEEMPDIAPPLVTPDEPKGSLGFYGNEDDDSFCSPHFSSPTSPMLDESVIIQLVEMGFPMDACRKAVYYTGNSGAEAAMNWIMSHMDDPDFANPLVLSGSSGPSSTIICPDPPSEDSVATIVSMGFSRDQAMKALRATSNSLERAVDWIFSHIDDLDAEAAMDISEGRSAAESISESVPVGPKVRDGPGKYQLFAFISHMGTSTMCGHYVCHIKKDGRWVIYNDQKVCASEKPPKDLGYIYFYQRIPS